In Carassius carassius chromosome 46, fCarCar2.1, whole genome shotgun sequence, the following proteins share a genomic window:
- the LOC132129355 gene encoding terminal nucleotidyltransferase 5A-like: protein MEANLSNLSVLNWEQVKRLDVILTESIPIHGKWNFPTLEMKPRDIVKVVRSRMEERKIHVREVRLNGSAASHVLHEDSGLGYKDLDLIFCADMKGEVEFKTVKDIVLDSLLDFLPEGVNKEKITPVTLKEAYVQKMVKVCNDSDRWSLISLSNNSGKNVELKFVDSLRRQFEFSVDSFQIRLDSLLLFYGCSENPMAETFHPSIVGESVYGDFNVALDHLQRKLICTRNPEEIRGGGLLKYCHLLVRGFRAASEVEMKLLERYMCSRFFIDFSDVAEQRRKLESYLQNHFVGLEDRKYEYLTTLYSVVNESTVCLMGHERRQTLSLITMLAVRVLAEQNVIPNVANVTCYYQPAPYIADGNFSNYYIAQVQPVYACQPTHTFSPWLPCN from the exons ATGGAAGCGAATCTAAGTAACTTGAGCGTGCTGAACTGGGAACAGGTGAAGCGTCTCGATGTCATCCTTACCGAATCCATCCCCATTCACGGCAAATGGAACTTCCCCACTTTGGAGATGAAGCCTCGGGATATCGTCAAAGTCGTGCGGAGTCGCATGGAGGAACGCAAGATTCACGTCCGGGAGGTCAGGCTGAACGGTTCTGCGGCCAGTCACGTTCTGCATGAGGACAGCGGTTTGGGCTACAAGGACCTTGACCTCATATTTTGCGCGGACATGAAAGGAGAAGTGGAGTTTAAGACCGTCAAGGATATCGTTCTCGACTCGCTCCTGGATTTCCTGCCTGAAGGAGTGAATAAAGAGAAAATCACCCCAGTTACATTAAAG GAGGCTTATGTGCAGAAGATGGTGAAAGTGTGTAATGACTCAGACCGTTGGAGTCTAATCTCCCTCTCCAACAACAGTGGGAAGAATGTCGAACTAAAGTTTGTGGATTCCCTGCGGCGTCAGTTTGAGTTCAGCGTTGACTCTTTTCAGATCCGTCTGGACTCCCTCCTCCTCTTCTATGGGTGCTCTGAAAACCCTATGGCTGAGACATTCCACCCCTCCATCGTGGGAGAGAGTGTTTACGGAGACTTCAATGTAGCCTTGGACCACCTGCAGCGGAAACTGATCTGCACGCGAAATCCAGAAGAGATCCGGGGCGGCGGCTTGTTGAagtactgccacctgctggtgcgAGGTTTCCGTGCAGCTTCGGAAGTCGAGATGAAGCTTCTCGAACGCTACATGTGTTCCCGGTTCTTCATCGACTTCTCAGATGTGGCGGAACAAAGGCGCAAGTTAGAGTCCTATCTGCAGAATCACTTTGTGGGATTAGAGGACAGGAAGTATGAGTACCTGACCACGTTGTACAGTGTCGTCAATGAAAGTACAGTATGCTTGATGGGACATGAAAGGCGACAGACTCTGAGCCTCATCACCATGTTGGCGGTACGTGTTCTGGCAGAGCAGAATGTAATTCCCAATGTGGCTAATGTCACTTGCTATTACCAGCCGGCACCATACATTGCAGATGGCAACTTTAGCAATTACTACATTGCTCAGGTGCAGCCAGTCTATGCCTGCCAGCCCACCCACACATTCTCGCCATGGTTGCCTTGCAACTGA